One genomic window of Camelina sativa cultivar DH55 chromosome 5, Cs, whole genome shotgun sequence includes the following:
- the LOC104785390 gene encoding GDP-Man:Man(3)GlcNAc(2)-PP-Dol alpha-1,2-mannosyltransferase: protein MAICFILYTLLTIFFAVSLSLSLSVINARMRRKRAVGFFHPYTNDGGGGERVLWCAVKAIQEETPDLDCVIFTGDHDSSSDSLARRAVDRFGVHLQTPPKVIHLSKRKWIEERTYPRFTMIGQSLGSVYLAWEALRKFTPLYFLDTSGYAFTYPLARIFGCKVVCYTHYPTISLDMISRVRQRNSMYNNDASIAKSNWLSTGKLVYYKAFSWLYGMVGSCTHLAMVNSSWTKSHIEVLWRIPERITRVYPPCDTSGLQVFPLERSSDPPKIISVAQFRPEKAHMLQLEAFALALEKLDADVPRPKLQFVGSCRNSSDEERLQKLKDRAVELKVDEDVEFYKNAMYSELVELLGNAVAGMHGMIDEHFGISVVEYMAAGAIPIAHNSAGPKMDIVLEEDGQRTGFLAETVEEYAEAILEVVKMKETERLKMAESARKRATRFSEQRFCEDFKTAIRPIFHGAK from the exons ATGGCGATCTGCTTCATTCTCTATACACTTCTCACGATCTTCTTCGCCGTATCTCTAAGTTTATCTCTTTCCGTCATCAATGCAAGAATGAGGAGGAAACGTGCGGTGGGATTCTTCCATCCGTACACGAACGACGGCGGCGGCGGCGAGAGAGTGCTCTGGTGTGCAGTCAAAGCCATCCAAGAGGAGACTCCCGATCTTGACTGCGTCATCTTCACCGGAGATCACGACTCTTCTTCTGATAGCTTAGCTCGCCGCGCCGTTGATCGATTCGGTGTTCACCTTCAAACTCCTCCTAAG GTGATTCATCTAAGCAAAAGGAAATGGATTGAAGAGAGGACTTACCCACGTTTCACAATGATAGGTCAGAGTCTTGGTTCGGTTTACTTAGCGTGGGAAGCTTTACGCAAGTTCACTCCTTTGTATTTCCTTGACACTAGTGGATATGCTTTTACATATCCTCTTGCTCGGATCTTTGGTTGCAAAGTTGTTTGCTATACTCATTATCCAACTATTAGTTTGGATATGATTTCTCGTGTTCGTCAGAGGAACTCTATGTATAACAATGATGCATCCATTGCTAAGAG cAATTGGTTATCTACTGGCAAATTAGTTTATTACAAAGCCTTTAGCTGGTTGTATGGGATGGTTGGCTCGTGTACTCATCTAGCTATGGTCAACTCTTCGTGGACAAAGTCCCATATCGAAGTGCTTTGGAGAATTCCAGAACGGATTACACGGGTCTACCCACCCTGTGATACTTCTGGACTTCAG GTGTTTCCTCTTGAACGATCATCTGATCCTCCTAAAATCATATCCGTTGCTCAATTTCGTCCTGAGAAG GCACATATGCTTCAGCTTGAGGCCTTTGCACTAGCCTTGGAGAAATTAGATGCAGACGTCCCTCGACCTAAGCTCCAATTTGTGGGAAGTTGTAGAAACAGTTCAGATGAAGAGCGTCTGCAGAAACTGAAAGACAGAGCAGTTGAACTAAAAGTGGATGAAGACGTGGAATTCTATAAAAATGCCATGTACAG TGAACTAGTGGAACTACTAGGAAATGCAGTTGCAGGAATGCATGGGATGATAGATGAACACTTTGGTATTAGCGTTGTTGAGTACATGGCTGCTGGTGCGATCCCAATAG CTCACAACTCAGCTGGACCTAAAATGGACATTGTGTTGGAAGAAGACGGACAAAGAACCGGGTTTCTTGCTGAGACTGTGGAGGAATACGCCGAAGCGATCCTTGAGGTTgtgaagatgaaagaaacagagaggcTTAAGATGGCTGAATCTGCTAGAAAACGAGCGACAAGGTTCTCTGAACAACGGTTTTGCGAGGACTTCAAAACTGCAATTCGACCCATTTTCCACGGTGCTAAATGA
- the LOC104785389 gene encoding transcription factor bHLH51-like, with translation MENSYDSAKWSDSTTPYMVSWSLQSDSSDSDWSRFNLGFSSSSSGYFPADDCVGGIDKAESLSRSHRLAEKRRRDRINSHLTALRKLVPNSDKLDKAALLATVIEQVKELKQQAAESPNFQDVPTEADEVTVQPETISDFESNTETIIFKASFCCEDQPEAISEIIMVLTKLQLETIKAEIIIVGGRMRINFILKDSKCKETTNVAASAKDLKQSLCGALNRITSSSSSSSTSSVCRIRSKRQRWFLSSHYSQQ, from the exons ATGGAGAATTCATACGACTCAGCCAAGTGGTCTGACTCAACAACTCCATATATGGTCTCATGGTCATTACAATCTGATTCCTCTGATTCTGATTGGAGCCGCTTTAATCttggcttctcttcttcttcctccggctATTTCCCTGCCGATGATTGTGTCGGTGGGATCGATAAAGCTGAGTCACTTTCAAGAAGCCACCGTCTTGCTGAGAAAAGACGCCGTGACCGCATTAATTCTCACCTCACCGCTCTCCGCAAACTTGTCCCCAATTCAGACAAG TTGGACAAAGCAGCTCTGTTAGCAACAGTGATAGAGCAAGTGAAAGAACTCAAACAACAAGCAGCAGAATCACCAAACTTCCAAGATGTTCCAACAGAAGCAGATGAAGTGACCGTGCAGCCAGAAACCATCTCTGACTTCGAATCAAACACAGAAACAATCATCTTCAAAGCTTCGTTTTGCTGCGAAGATCAACCCGAGGCAATCTCAGAGATCATTATGGTTCTCACAAAGCTTCAACTCGAAACAATCAAAGCTGAGATTATCATTGTCGGAGGAAGAATGAGAATCAATTTTATCCTAAAAGATAGCAAATGCAAAGAGACAACGAACGTAGCTGCATCAGCTAAAGATTTGAAGCAATCTCTGTGCGGTGCGTTAAACCGaatcacatcttcttcttcttcatcatctactTCTTCAGTTTGTAGAATCAGAAGCAAAAGACAGAGATGGTTTCTCTCTTCTCACTACTCACAACAATGA